One part of the Gemmatimonadales bacterium genome encodes these proteins:
- a CDS encoding chromate transporter, whose product MNSGLRPLLGYFLRLGTIGFGGPIALVGYMQRDLVEARGWFTEKEYKEGLALAQLAPGPLAAQLAIYLGWVRG is encoded by the coding sequence GTGAACTCCGGTCTGCGTCCGCTGCTGGGGTACTTCCTGCGACTCGGGACCATCGGCTTCGGCGGCCCGATCGCGCTGGTGGGCTACATGCAGCGCGACCTGGTCGAGGCGCGCGGCTGGTTCACCGAGAAGGAGTACAAGGAGGGTCTCGCGCTCGCCCAGCTGGCGCCGGGACCCCTCGCCGCACAGCTCGCGATCTACCTGGGTTGGGTTCGCGG